One region of Plasmodium vivax chromosome 7, whole genome shotgun sequence genomic DNA includes:
- a CDS encoding hypothetical protein, conserved (encoded by transcript PVX_099115A; Apicoplast targeted protein. Curated by Stuart Ralph, Walter and Eliza Hall Institute of Medical Research, Australia.), with protein sequence MKHVQYVKLVQLLLLCFLTLLLSDRRSGVNNVGVKKRRSDFTPHWRTSGGGKGRAKSKWREKKTLFLYLPNGKQWKKRVGSALQWEDSLRRRDLHSGSRRKRLFFERNGINVPQDVAMFGKTNVYYVRESVYDRGKNNLVPNEVHSEGIEELEEGQQRGEQSMGGGNDGGEVQRGEEDAKNAMDAPGSKMGVSQRGEAQMESPAANENVFKYINRERDYIAQVGNSPKVDVYERRYRADEQKLQRMFENINEVNIQLLKDVKSIDEKEKLINKKVIEKVREDIKRFQETDEILDMRGNVVHRSEASPVSGSGRGRGKEDAKQKNDLHADMDEEEKNEVIKKLYMVEKKTEKYLEENVYLVIQTWLPDMRIDDTLIVIDNVEKFYNDFDINKYHEKFNQAKDKNFACDLHSHEIENVPKDINEDPQVECEHVHSYNSTYNKLNSYNLKRYTYTYTTNDNMDTKFKKNEPMPPVVIINTKKNLMVQEWECKNFKNRQKRNKSREYTRIQRAFRPFSYVDLSDITCIYKNNFLQLKMKMCHRKYKDDVYPFFVPINKKTDELLDFQGYKKNGDYAWSFFWHHFKYDQDTDYGFLNRNVKLNLTETKFENVNKKKSKKIMRKILRETKGV encoded by the coding sequence atgaaacatgtGCAGTACGTGAAACTCGTGCAACTCCTCCTGCTGTGCTTTCTTACGCTTCTACTTAGCGATAGGAGAAGTGGCGTCAACAACgtgggggtgaagaagcgcaGATCCGATTTTACCCCCCACTGGAGGACAagtggagggggaaaaggaagagccaagtccaaatggagggaaaaaaaaacgctgtTTCTGTACCTCCCCAATGGGAAgcagtggaaaaaaagggtagGAAGTGCACTTCAGTGGGAAGACAGTCTCAGGAGGAGAGACTTGCACAGCGGTAGCAGACGAAAACGACTCTTTTTCGAGAGGAACGGAATAAACGTCCCGCAAGATGTTGCCATGTTTGGAAAGACGAATGTGTACTATGTGCGGGAGAGCGTGTATGACAGgggcaaaaataatttggTGCCAAATGAGGTGCACTCTGAGGGCATCGAGGAGTTAGAGGAGGGgcagcagcggggggagcagtccatgggggggggaaatgacGGCGGAGAGGTGCAAAGGGGCGAGGAGGACGCGAAAAATGCGATGGACGCACCTgggagcaaaatgggggtctctcaaaggggggaggcccaAATGGAATCCCCCGCCGCCAATGAAAACGTCTTCAAATACATCAACCGCGAGCGGGACTACATCGCGCAGGTGGGGAACTCGCCCAAGGTGGACGTGTACGAGCGGAGGTACCGAGCGGACGAGCAGAAGCTGCAGCGCATGTTCGAAAACATCAACGAAGTGAACATCCAGCTGCTGAAGGACGTCAAGAGCATAgacgagaaggaaaaactcATAAACAAAAAGGTCATAGAAAAGGTGAGGGAGGACATTAAGAGGTTCCAGGAAACGGACGAAATTTTGGACATGCGCGGGAATGTTGTCCACCGGTCGGAGGCCTCCCCCGTCAGCGGAAGCGgcaggggaagggggaaggaggacGCGAAGCAGAAAAACGACCTGCACGCAGACAtggacgaagaggaaaaaaacgaagtcATCAAAAAGCTCTAcatggtggaaaaaaaaacggaaaaatatttagaagAAAATGTCTACCTAGTAATCCAAACGTGGCTGCCCGACATGCGAATCGACGATACACTCATCGTGATAGACAACgtagaaaaattttacaacgATTTTGACATTAATAAATATCATGAGAAGTTCAATCAAGCAAAGGATAAAAACTTCGCATGCGATTTGCATTCTCACGAAATTGAAAACGTCCCAAAGGATATCAATGAGGATCCCCAAGTGGAGTGTGAACATGTCCACTCCTATAACAGCACGTATAACAAATTGAACAGCTACAATTTGAAGAGGTACACTTACACGTACACCACGAATGATAATATGGACACGAAATTTAAGAAGAATGAACCCATGCCCCCAGTCGTCATAAttaataccaaaaaaaatttaatggtACAGGAATGGGAATGTAAAAACTTTAAGAATAGgcagaaaaggaacaaatctAGGGAATACACGAGAATTCAGAGGGCATTTCGACCATTTTCCTACGTAGACCTCAGTGACATAACttgcatttataaaaataattttctccaattgaaaatgaaaatgtgcCATCGGAAGTACAAAGATGATgtgtaccccttttttgttcccattaataaaaaaacagatgAACTCCTGGATTTCCAggggtataaaaaaaatggggattaCGCttggtcctttttttggcaccattttaaatatgaccAGGACACGGACTATGGCTTCCTGAACAGAAATGTGAAACTCAACTTGACGGAAACGAAATTTGAAAACGTGAACAAGAAGAAGTCGAAGAAGATTATGCGCAAAATTTTGAGGGAAACCAAGGGGGTCTGA